From one Anopheles bellator chromosome 1, idAnoBellAS_SP24_06.2, whole genome shotgun sequence genomic stretch:
- the LOC131210243 gene encoding pro-resilin, with product MKFVALALCLAVVIVDRTLAQNNQYLPPDKGYAYDKPNQPFPSSPQPQNVPRPQPTPGRPAPSYGPPAAQDDHHHEPGMPFDFQYNVNDIETQNDYSHKAVSDGDVTRGEYRVQLPDGRTQIVRYTADWKNGYNAEVSYEGEAKYPEGPGQGGANAGGYKY from the exons ATGAAGTTTGTG GCTCTTGCGCTGTGTCTCGCGGTGGTGATTGTGGACCGTACGCTAGCACAGAACAACCAGTACCTTCCACCGGACAAGGGATACGCTTACGATAAGCCCAACCAGCCGTTCCCGTCATCGCCCCAGCCGCAGAACGTTCCCCGACCACAGCCCACCCCCGGACGGCCGGCGCCTTCGTACGGACCCCCAGCCGCCCAGGATGAT caccatcacgAGCCGGGCATGCCGTTCGACTTCCAGTACAACGTGAACGACATCGAAACCCAGAACGATTACTCGCACAAGGCGGTCAGCGATGGAGACGTCACTCGGGGTGAATACCGCGTGCAGCTCCCCGATGGTCGGACACAGATTGTACGTTACACGGCCGACTGGAAGAACGGTTACAACGCGGAG GTGTCCTACGAAGGCGAAGCCAAGTACCCCGAAGGCCCGGGACAGGGTGGTGCCAACGCCGGTGGATACAAGTACTAG
- the LOC131215247 gene encoding histidine-rich glycoprotein-like, giving the protein MLEFMKCARLLKLCSYLLLVSAIVSAKPEAPVNSYLPPAHGHGHGDGHHDDHHTADLVPPSSSYGTPDSSYGPPHHQSGFHEHEDHHEHHDTHDDSGSFEDEPAKYEFSYEVDDEDADLSFGHEEMRDGDYTTGKYNVLLPDGRRQIVEYEADHKGYRPKITYEGGDEHPHHHEHPHEHHGHEHGHGGYSKETPHTQLGYPKESHHDFDHGNGLGHGGSGEYDAHGHDSGHSRADHGIHDGHRGYDSNAHEQQHHGNGNQQHHGHGHGHSGHNGHDGHNGHNGHNGHHHNGHNGHNGHHRRRSSNNHHHHAGPAAAHHNGNHHSHNDHHR; this is encoded by the exons ATGCTAGAGTTTATGAAATGTGCCCGTTTGCTCAAG CTTTGCTCAtatctgctgctggtgtcggcGATAGTCAGCGCGAAACCGGAGGCACCAGTCAACTCGTACCTACCGCCAGcgcacggccacgggcacGGCGATGGGCACCACGACGATCACCACACGGCGGATCTGGTCCCCCCATCAAGCAGCTACGGAACGCCCGATTCGAGCTACGGACCGCCGCACCACCAGTCGGGCTTCCACGAGCACGAGGATCATCACGAGCACCACGACACCCACGACGACAGTGGCTCGTTTGAAGAT GAGCCGGCCAAGTACGAGTTCAGCTACGAGGTGGACGACGAGGATGCCGATCTGTCCTTCGGCCACGAGGAAATGCGCGACGGGGACTACACGACGGGAAAGTACAACGTGCTGCTGCccgacggccgccggcagATCGTAGAGTACGAGGCCGACCACAAAGGATACCGACCGAAGATCACCTACGAGGGCGGGGACGAGCATCCGCACCACCACGAACATCCGCACGAGCACCACGGACATGAGCACGGGCACGGCGGCTACTCGAAGGAAACGCCCCACACGCAGCTCGGCTACCCGAAGGAATCGCACCACGACTTTGACCACGGCAACGGCCTGGGGCACGGGGGATCGGGCGAGTACGATGCGCACGGTCACGACAGTGGCCACAGCCGGGCCGATCACGGCATTCACGATGGGCACCGGGGCTACGACAGCAATGCGCACGAGCAGCAACATCACGGTAACGGGAACCAACAGCATCAcgggcacggacacggccacTCGGGACACAACGGGCACGATGGCCACAACGGGCACAACGGACACAATGGGCACCACCACAATGGCCACAATGGTCACAACGGGCATCACCGGAGACGCAGtagcaacaaccaccaccatcacgctggacccgccgccgcccatcACAATGGTAACCACCACAGCCACAACGATCACCATCGCTAG